The genomic window CCATGACCCCAGTAATGAGCACCCACTACATCAACAAGTCCTGATAAAAAGCCGTCAATCTGAAAGGTTtactctttctccacagatactgtctgacctgctgagtgtttccagcattgttTTTTTTTCCAGATATCCAGCGCCGCAGTATTTTTCTTaagtttacatttttaaaaatgcactTTGGGAAAACGCTAAAAGCAAATTAAGACTTATGCCCAAATCAATCACTTTTACAGTAAAATGCAGCCCTGCCGGTCTGACTGGAAAGCGAGAACAAAGAGGATGGCACTTACATGCTGGTATGGTGCAATCTCTGGTGTTGTGGTACAGCCGATGGAAGTGTTTGCTGCATTTGGGGCTGAAATAAAGAGGACCTGAAAGAAAGCCAGTAACCGGTTAAAATTGGCCGATACTCATCAAGTAAAAGACCACACAGCAAAACTGAAAGAGCCCTTACCTGTTAAGTGTTTTAAAAATTTGTCTTTCATCTTCCTCAAATCTCTGGGTACTATTTCTGTTGGAATACAGATATGTATTAATGACATTGTTGTGATCAAGTTAACGCAAATAAAATCACCAAATTTTGCCATGTAGATGCTTTAACGATGTTTACACAGATCTTTTGGGATGTGTATTGGAGTGATGGTTTCAGTTTGTTCGTTCGACAAGCAACTTCATAAATTAATGACTTTAATTAATGTTCTCGCCAACCATGTGGCAGAGAACCAGATCTGCAGAGAATGCAGTTTACAGGAACGCTGAACAGCGAAACGGCAGCACTTTCCATTTGTTCAAATGTTAGGAGACCATTCAGAGTGAATTCCGAAAACTCGAATTTATGGAAATTCGGAACAATTCGGTTTAAAGTAGGGAATCACAGGGATCACGATGTAGCTTCCAATTTTGTAATAGcggactttttttaaaaattgcttcatGATATTTTGGAAGGATCACACTCTGTTTATGTATCCCTCTCTATCGGTCCTAAACATATAAACAAATCTAAAAATAATGAAATTATTAAATAATTAGTCCGACGGCAGTATGATACACGTAAAACGTTCCTCGTCATGTCGCCAGCATGAAAAGACAGCATTAGACAGTTTGTAGCGCTGTCGTGATTATATAACTCAATAACACCGAATCTCCAACTGATCTGAAAACCAGACGGCCAGTGTCCTCAAGTTCACCCTTGCTAGTTTGCATCCATTCATAAAATGTGCCTAGCTGCATTTGTAATGCATTGCCGCTTCGTTTTAGTCTCGCTGCTTCCCTGTATTCAGCTTCACTTGACATTCAGTGTTCCACAAACTCAgcgccccctttcaccatctctatTCTAAGATCAGAAAGGCGAAATAGACTCCTTGACCGTTCGCGGTCCCATGGGACAACAGCAATATTAATACCCAGATCCCAATATCCTACCCCGGGGATCCATTAATTTAACGCTCTTTTACAGGTTGTATAGCGTAAAAGATAAAAATGTATTGCCATCCATCATTAGTAACATGAAAATATCATTGGTAGATTGATAAGTACAGAGGGAACAGCATGAATCAATGGACTAAAAGCACTTACCAACCCTCTCCTCCTGATGATAGACACCATTGTCAGGTAATTCCTGAGAATCAAAAGTATAATCGACAGGTTCTGGGAAATAGTTAACATCATTGGTTTCCTCCTCGTGGTGCTTGTGTAACTGATTTATGATTTCCAATATGAAGTTAAAGAGGGTTTTGTTGTCCCGTAACTCCGTGAGATCTGTCCTCTCTTTGCAATATCCAGCTGTGATTATTAGAAGTACAAGTCCAAAGAATAACGGCGACCTCAGTCCGTTCATTGCTATTGAAATCAGATTAAAGCCTCCCAACCTCTACTCGGAGCACTAAAAGAGAAAAGAAAGCAGCATGATGATCTTTCACAGCTTTGTTAGATAACCTGCACGGTTATACCAAGCCACTCACTCATAACTGCGCTCTTCATTTTCATTTACTGTAATTACTTTCTGGTTTTACGGGTTTGGAATTCAAACTCTACTCTGGTTTAAGACCCCATTAAGACCGAATGCAAGCTTGTTGGGATTGTTATTAAATGCGCATATTATTGCTCAGTATCCTCGCCTAAACTTTTAAAAGAGATGCACATTTGGTAAAAATCGCAAAAAATGCATACAATTCTACTGTTGTTCTGCCGTTTTGCAAGAGATGGCTGGTAAACCCAGAAAAAATAGCATCCAGCATGTTCCGCTTTGCCCAACTGCGGCAACATATTTCAAAGTAACATCTGTAGAATCTACATGTTAATTTCGAATTAAAATAATTTCATACATTTACCTTTAAACGGGGTTCACCAAATGTATCCTGATTCCTCTCCTTGCAACTCGTTTGCCTTTTTATTTCTGTCACCGTTCAGAAAAGGTAGAGACTTGCTCACAAAATAAATAATTTCTCCCGGTGTGCACTTTATTCCATAAACTAGACCATTTCAGCCGTGCCTCCAAGCGCAGGCCCTTATATAGTATATGATGCATGTGGTAGTTCAATATGATATTATCGACTTGAGGTGGGTGGTAAACAATAAAAGTCCACTTGGCAACCTTTGTTCGGTAACTTTCGTTAGATCTTTCCCAGCCTTTTACTGACTATTTGCAGACGTAATCGGTCCCACCGGATTACCCCGGCGTGTCTTTAATTGGAAACGTGTTAACGCTGTTTGAAAAATACATCCTTCCCGATCAAGCACTCCTTGAATTGCATTATTTTCGTCAGCCCGGATGATGATGAGATCGTCTCTGACTGACAGCGCTGCGTGAATACCAGgaacttttttttctctccttttcccTTTCTTAAGTCAGGAAACCGGTAACTGACATTATATTCCTGTCAATTGCAGTTTATTTGATATGATTTGTGATAAACATGTTTATTTCTCCAAGTTTAATTTCCGAcgtggcaaattattggaaacacAATAATAGTTCAAGTCGGCGGGAAATATCTATATATATGTAACTATGCAGTTACTCCGCCGTACACATACAGCTACTTAAAGGTGGAATAATATTGATATTATACCCTAACGCAAAGCCACTCAGAGCTCCTGCTTCTGAAGGCAAACAGGGCGCAGTGGTCGGGGTAGCTGGTGTAACTTCTTGAAATCTGATTCTCTTTCCATTTCTATTTACTCAAAACGTGTCTACCACTCCCTTCAGGCTAAAACAAATACTAAAGTCGGATCAGTTGTTTGGCCAACACGAAATGGTGGTTTTAATGATTTAAAATAACTTCCTATTTATTATAACTTGATAATGAAGGTTTATTTCCCCCCTTACTGCGTTGAATGTAGATACATCAAATGTGAAATTCGAGAAAATACACGAACGGTAACGACAGGCATTCTATGGAGGAGAAAACTGACAACAGCGCCATTCAGCGACTGGTGAGAGTCTTTCAATTGACTTTTGCGTTGCAAATCATGGGGACGGATTCACAGTGAGATTCTGTTTCGGCACAGCCTTTCAATGCGAACTTCCACCGCTGGTGATCGACAATGTCCAAGTTATCCAATTGTGCCGTTTAAGCAACAGTTGCATAATATATAGAAGAATTAATTGCCGTAGAAAATCCCCTTTGAGGGAATATTTGTGTCCAAGGGTCCGCAATACTAACCACTGGAACCACCCGCCTTTAAATGCATTGTTTACCAAAGAAAAATGTTGTTCTTAAACAAGGTTTGAAGGTAACGGATCTCTGACCTTATGTTGTATTAAAATGTTGATGACTAGCCTGCTTCCTCCCACTAGATGCCACTCATTCGCTTAATATATATAACATGAGTCACAATGCAATTTTACCTTTTGGTTTTGTAGCAACCTTTTCAATAAATCATTGTATGATTCAATTGTCTGTTGATTAATTTTGGTGAAAAGGTTCAAGTGAATAAAAAGGATGTAATGTCAGTAGAaagtagtaaaaaaaaaattaaccttgATCTGAGTGTTTTAACTTCTCAAAAAATGGGATCATAAACATGACCAAAGTTTTTATGGAATAAGGCTTTACTAAATTCCTTAATTAGGAACCTAGGCATCTTTTCTGAACTTCAGCATCAAATTGAAAGTTGACGATTTTATTCCAGGTCAGAGGAAAATGTCAAAAGATTTTCTGCACTATTGACCAAAGTGAATAGTGTGGCGTCAATCTACTTTGGTGCTTTCTTGCTGGAATTCTGCTCCTGGGGTATTTGCACTTTCCCTGTGCTATATTTTTCCATTGAGTAATATTTATGCAGCAATGATCAACTGAGTTGTAGAGATAATGATTTATTCTCTATATTTATTCTCTGTATAGCTCCGTTATCCTATGGTTGTCATAGCTCCTCTCTTTTTTCCATATAatcggggaggggggtggggtatgatCATTTTAAAACTAAATACAATATATATAGATAGACTAAACATAATTCATTTATTCAGGACCATTATAGTATGTATATTTTTATAACTTGTGGGGATACCTCTAAAAAGTTTCTTTTTTACTGTGGAGAATGGAAGTTCACAATATGAGAAATAAAATGAAAAAATTGCGAACACTGGAGATCTTGAATAAAAGCACACAACACTAGAAATATAAAGCAAATCTATTAGCATCAGAAAACAGAAAACTTAAGTCATAAAagcaacagcagcaacatttatttatgtggcacctttagcATAGAACAACATCCCGAGATGTTTCACAGAAGTGTAATAAGAATACAATGGATGCCGAGCCA from Heterodontus francisci isolate sHetFra1 chromosome 3, sHetFra1.hap1, whole genome shotgun sequence includes these protein-coding regions:
- the alkal2b gene encoding ALK and LTK ligand 2b — translated: MNGLRSPLFFGLVLLIITAGYCKERTDLTELRDNKTLFNFILEIINQLHKHHEEETNDVNYFPEPVDYTFDSQELPDNGVYHQEERVEIVPRDLRKMKDKFLKHLTGPLYFSPKCSKHFHRLYHNTRDCTIPAYYKRCARLLTRLAVSRMCVKG